GGTTGAGATGGATGCCGCCGGCGACGGCAAGCGTCGACTCACCGGCGCGCAGGCTCTCGCACGCTAGGTGGACGGCGACCAGTGACGACGATTGCCCGGAGTCGATCGCCATGCTGATGCCCTGCAAACCGAAGGCGTAAGAGATTCTGTTGGCGATCATCGCGCGGCTGAGCCCACCGAAGGAATGGTGGTCGAGGTGGTCGCCGCCCGCGCGAAGCGTCAGGACGGCGTAGTCGTCGTTCATTGCGCCGAGGTGGATCGAAACATAGTCGCCACGAATGGTTTCCGGGATCAGGAAGGCGTCTTCGAATAGCTCCCAGGCCAGTTCGAGGGCCAGCCGCTGCCGCGGGTCCATTGCGCGGGCCTCGCGCGGGGAGAGGTTGAAGAAGTCGGCGTCAAACTCGGCCGCGTTTCCGGGTAACCGGTTCTCTTCGCGTCCGTCCCGCAGCACCTTCCAGAACTCATTCGGGCTGCCGGCTCCGGGCAGCCGGCAGGCCAGGCCGATGATCGCGACGTCGGTGGGTGCCATCAGGGGCCGTAGTCGTCATCGAGGATGGCGAAGAGTTCGCGTTCGGTGGCGGTGGCGATGTCGTCGTCGAGCAGCTGCGTTTCGTCGGGTGCGGTCGGCGGTGGACTTTCCAGCTCGGCCAGGATGGCTTGGATGCGGGCGGCCAGGCGGGTCTTGTCGTCGGGGGTCCAGTCGGGTTGATTGACCAGGGTCTGTAGCTCGCGGGCGATGTCGTTGAACCGAGCCAGCCGCTCGGGCTCGGCGGCCGATGCCCCGGGTGTCGCGGAGCTCAGCTGCTGGTCGATGTGTTCGGCCAGCGCCGCCGGTGTCGGGAAGTCGAAGATCAGGTTCGGCGAAAGGGTGAGTCCGGTCGCGGTTTTCAGCCGGTTGCGTAATTCCACCGCGGTCAGCGAATCAAAGCCGAGATCCTGGAACGGCAGCTGCGCCTCGAGATCGGCGCTCGATCGACCCAAAACCGTTGCGGCGTTGGTGCACACCAGTTCCACCAGTTGGTGGTGGCGCTGCTCGGGACTGAGCCCGTGCAGCCGGGTGGCCAGGCCCGACGTCGGGACGGCGGCTCCGGCGTCGGTGATGAGTCGACGGCCCGGCCGGGCGACCAGATCACGGAGCACGGGTGGGACGGCGCCGCGTGTACCCAGCCCGGAGGGGTCGATGCGTGCGGCAACCAGCAGTGGGCGGTCGGCCAGCATGGCTTCGTCGAACAGTTGCAGCGCGTGCGGGGTGGATAGCGGTGCCAGTCCGCTTCGGCTCATGCGGGCTTTGTCGCGCTCGTCGAGGTGTCCGGTCATGCCGCTGGCCTGTTCCCACAGCCCCAGGCCACCGACAACCCCGGCAGACCCTGCGCCCGCCGCGCAGTCGCCAACGCGTCGAGGAACTGTTAGCCGCCGCATAGTTACCCTGCCCCGGCGAACCAACGATGCCAGCCATCGACGAAAACAACACAAACGCCGACACATCGTGATCCCGGGTCAACTCATGCAAATTCCACGCACCATCAACCTTGGCCCGCAACACCACATCCATCCGCTCCGGCGTCAACGAACCAATCAATCATCAGAGCACACCAGCGGCATGGAACACACCCCAACGGATACCGCGGCGACAACCCCAACCAACTCACCCACCGCCCGCGATCAGCCACATCACAGGCCACCACCGACACCTCAGCCCCCGCCACCGTCAGCCGGTCCACCACCTCAGCGGCCCCTGCGCCTCGGCCCCGACGACTCACCAACACCACATGGCCCACCCATACCGGGTCACCAGATGCTCAGCCACCGCCGCACCAGCCATCCCGGTACCCCAGTAATCACCACACTGCCACCAGCCAAGCCACCCCCGACGTCGCAAACA
This Mycobacterium simiae DNA region includes the following protein-coding sequences:
- a CDS encoding phosphopantetheine-binding protein encodes the protein MTGHLDERDKARMSRSGLAPLSTPHALQLFDEAMLADRPLLVAARIDPSGLGTRGAVPPVLRDLVARPGRRLITDAGAAVPTSGLATRLHGLSPEQRHHQLVELVCTNAATVLGRSSADLEAQLPFQDLGFDSLTAVELRNRLKTATGLTLSPNLIFDFPTPAALAEHIDQQLSSATPGASAAEPERLARFNDIARELQTLVNQPDWTPDDKTRLAARIQAILAELESPPPTAPDETQLLDDDIATATERELFAILDDDYGP
- a CDS encoding KR domain-containing protein — translated: MGHVVLVSRRGRGAGAAEVVDRLTVAGAEVSVVACDVADRGRWVSWLGLSPRYPLGCVPCRWCALMIDWFVDAGADGCGVAGQG